A stretch of the Gracilinanus agilis isolate LMUSP501 chromosome 4, AgileGrace, whole genome shotgun sequence genome encodes the following:
- the LOC123246341 gene encoding olfactory receptor 10C1-like: MNSRYMVSLDNHTYITQFVFSNFSDVRELCYLLFAIVLLMFLTSLTGNTLIGIVIQSTPALHTPMYFFLLNLSFLEIGYTCSVVPKMLQSLVSENREISRLGCATQMFFFALFGISECCLLAAMAFDRYVAICTPLRYATRMSWSVCTQLAGVSWSIGALVALGQTNYIFSLNFCGPTKINHLFCDILPVIALACGDTSHNQMAVYAVAFLFIASPFLLIIASYGFILADVLAMSSPEGQRKALSTCSSHLIVVTLFYGSGSITYLRPKASHSPILDKLLALFYTVVTSMLNPIIYSLRNKEVKAALQKTLGKITCSVQGGCFTDPTVVTGWFRTSGAQRVGHGENRLPDN, encoded by the exons ATGAACTCCAGGTACATGGTATCTTTGGACAACCATACATATATcacccagtttgttttttccaaCTTCTCTGATGTCCGTGAGCTATGCTACCTTCTTTTTGCCATTGTCCTGTTAATGTTCCTGACATCACTTACAGGCAATACCCTGATAGGTATTGTTATACAGTCCACACCAGCCCTCCATACTCCAATGTATTTCTTTCTATTAAATCTCTCCTTCTTGGAGATTGGTTACACCTGTAGTGTGGTGCCCAAGATGCTTCAGAGTCTAGTAAGTGAGAACCGGGAAATCTCCCGCTTGGGTTGTGCCACCCAGATGTTTTTTTTCGCCCTATTTGGGATCAGTGAGTGTTGCCTTTTGGCAGCCATGGCTTTTGACCGTTATGTTGCCATTTGTACTCCACTACGCTATGCTACAAGAATGAGCTGGAGTGTGTGCACCCAACTAGCAGGAGTTTCATGGAGCATAGGTGCTCTGGTAGCACTAGGACAGACCAATTATATCTTCTCTCTCAACTTCTGTGGCCCCACCAAGATTAACCATCTATTCTGTGACATTCTCCCTGTTATTGCACTGGCCTGTGGAGATACTTCACATAATCAGATGGCAGTCTATGCAGTGGCTTTTCTATTCATTGCCAGTCCTTTCTTACTCATCATTGCCTCATATGGATTCATCCTAGCTGATGTACTAGCTATGTCTTCACCTGAAGGACAGCGCAAGGCTCTCTCAACCTGTTCTTCCCACCTCATTGTGGTAACACTCTTCTATGGCTCTGGCTCTATAACATACTTGAGACCCAAAGCTAGTCACTCTCCAATCCTGGACAAACTGCTGGCCCTCTTTTACACTGTGGTAACATCCATGCTCAACCCTATCATCTATAGTTTAAGGAACAAAGAAGTCAAAGCAGCTCTCCAGAAAACCTTGGGGAAAATAACATGTTCTGTCCAAG GTGGCTGTTTCACGGACCCCACTGTTGTAACCGGCTGGTTCCGGACAAGTGGCGCCCAACGTGTGGGTCATGGAGAAAACAGattaccggacaactga